Proteins encoded together in one Gemmatimonadota bacterium DH-78 window:
- a CDS encoding NAD(P)/FAD-dependent oxidoreductase, whose amino-acid sequence MPSDSNPQLVDVLVIGAGFSGIGLGIKLRKAGVESFVILERGADVGGTWRSNTYPGCACDVPSHLYSLSFEQNPGWSRMYPTQPELRDYLAGLADKHGLRSRMRFESEVVEAVFDAEAGRWAVRTRDGSSFDARVVVSGMGGLSRPKIPAFPGLERFRGPAFHSANWDHSFDMTGKRVAVVGTGASAIQFVPQIAPKVARLDLYQRTPPWILPKPDRPIRAWEQRLFRWLPGYGFALRNYLYWRQEILGVGYTLQPRFLKLAEKLALNYLREAVPDPELRAKLTPDYRIGCKRVLLTNDYLQAMSRPNLQVITQGVAAIGEHSVTATDGREREVDAIVFGTGFKTLDFTSPVRFVGSGGRELNEVWSGKPRAYFGVATAGFPNLFFITGPNSRVANNSIVFMIEVQIRYVVQCIRRILRGDARTLEVRREAQDAYNRALTRRARGTVFATGCRSWYLDENGESPVLWPGFSSEFWWKARSVRWRDFATG is encoded by the coding sequence ATGCCGTCGGACTCGAATCCACAGCTCGTCGATGTACTCGTGATCGGTGCCGGATTCTCGGGCATCGGTCTGGGCATCAAGCTTCGGAAGGCGGGGGTCGAGTCGTTCGTGATCCTCGAGCGGGGCGCCGATGTCGGGGGCACCTGGCGCAGCAACACCTATCCGGGGTGCGCCTGCGACGTACCCTCGCATCTCTACTCGCTGTCGTTCGAACAGAACCCGGGGTGGAGTCGCATGTACCCCACGCAGCCCGAACTTCGCGACTATCTGGCCGGGCTCGCCGACAAGCACGGCCTGCGTTCCCGCATGCGGTTCGAGAGCGAAGTGGTGGAAGCGGTGTTCGATGCCGAAGCCGGGCGATGGGCGGTCCGCACGCGCGACGGTTCCAGCTTCGATGCCCGCGTCGTCGTGTCCGGCATGGGCGGGCTGAGTCGTCCGAAGATTCCGGCGTTTCCGGGGCTCGAGCGCTTCCGGGGTCCCGCCTTCCATTCGGCGAACTGGGACCACTCGTTCGACATGACCGGCAAGCGGGTCGCGGTCGTAGGCACCGGTGCGAGCGCCATTCAGTTCGTGCCGCAGATCGCGCCGAAGGTGGCGCGGCTCGACCTCTACCAGCGCACTCCGCCCTGGATCCTGCCCAAACCCGATCGGCCGATCCGCGCTTGGGAGCAGCGGCTCTTCCGGTGGCTCCCCGGTTACGGCTTCGCTCTCCGCAACTATCTCTACTGGCGCCAGGAGATCCTGGGGGTCGGCTACACGCTCCAGCCGCGGTTCCTGAAGCTCGCCGAGAAGCTGGCGCTGAACTATCTGCGGGAGGCCGTGCCCGATCCCGAGCTGCGTGCAAAGCTCACCCCCGACTATCGCATCGGCTGCAAGCGGGTACTGCTCACCAACGACTACCTGCAGGCGATGAGTCGTCCCAACCTGCAGGTGATCACTCAGGGGGTGGCCGCCATCGGCGAGCACAGCGTGACGGCCACCGACGGCCGGGAGCGCGAGGTGGATGCCATCGTCTTCGGCACGGGCTTCAAGACTCTCGACTTCACCTCGCCGGTGCGATTCGTCGGCTCGGGGGGGCGAGAGCTGAACGAGGTGTGGAGCGGCAAGCCGCGCGCCTATTTCGGTGTCGCGACCGCCGGATTCCCCAATCTGTTCTTCATCACCGGCCCCAACAGTCGCGTGGCCAACAACTCGATCGTGTTCATGATCGAAGTCCAGATCCGCTACGTCGTGCAGTGCATCCGGCGGATTCTCAGGGGGGATGCGCGCACGCTCGAGGTGCGCCGGGAGGCTCAGGATGCCTACAACCGCGCCCTCACCCGCCGCGCCCGGGGCACCGTCTTCGCCACCGGGTGCCGGAGCTGGTACCTCGACGAGAACGGCGAGAGCCCGGTGCTGTGGCCGGGGTTCTCCTCGGAGTTCTGGTGGAAGGCGCGTTCGGTGCGCTGGCGCGACTTCGCGACGGGGTGA
- a CDS encoding YciI family protein, which produces MQYMLLIYDNEAAAGETSEAEMAKWFEVTQAMQEAGVLRGGEALHPTTTATTVRVQNGETMTTDGPFAETREQLGGYYIVDVPDLDAAIEWAARLPSAGRGPVEVRPVMVFDQG; this is translated from the coding sequence ATGCAGTACATGCTTCTGATCTACGACAACGAGGCTGCGGCCGGCGAGACCAGCGAGGCCGAGATGGCGAAGTGGTTCGAGGTCACGCAGGCCATGCAGGAGGCCGGCGTGCTGCGAGGGGGCGAAGCGCTTCACCCGACCACCACCGCCACCACGGTCCGGGTGCAGAACGGGGAGACGATGACGACCGACGGCCCCTTCGCCGAGACCCGCGAGCAGCTCGGCGGCTACTACATCGTCGACGTGCCCGACCTCGATGCGGCCATCGAGTGGGCGGCGCGCCTGCCGAGTGCGGGTCGTGGTCCGGTCGAGGTGCGCCCGGTCATGGTGTTCGACCAGGGCTGA
- a CDS encoding RNA polymerase sigma factor, with product MPARVVERVYREERAAIVAGLIRLCGDFSLAEDVVQDAFSKALERWPDEGVPPNPAGWVATSARRRAIDLVRRAERFREKAAVLRRLEEAEAEAGPVELPGEDGPQDDRLRLLFTCCHPALSTEAQVALTLRVVGGLSTREIARAFLVPDTTMGQRIVRAKAKIRDAGIPFRVPVGPALEPRLAAVLSVLYLIFNEGYAATESEELVRRELCDEAVRLARLVVELMPHEPETGGLLALMLLHDARRDTRVVDGELVLLEDQDRGRWNRAAIDEGAALVEGALRLGRVGPYQIQAAIAALHGQAATPSDTDWPQIAALYTVLGRMLPTPVVRLNRAVAIAMAGDVSGGLAILDALSEDGSLDRYHLFHAARADLLRRLGRTEAARAAYRQALSVCTHPVERRFLERRLSHS from the coding sequence GTGCCCGCGCGGGTCGTGGAGCGGGTGTATCGGGAGGAGCGGGCGGCGATCGTCGCCGGCCTCATCCGGCTCTGTGGCGACTTCTCTCTCGCCGAAGACGTCGTGCAGGACGCCTTCTCGAAGGCGCTCGAACGGTGGCCCGACGAGGGGGTGCCGCCCAACCCCGCGGGGTGGGTGGCGACCTCGGCCCGTCGCCGTGCCATCGATCTCGTTCGGCGCGCCGAGCGATTCCGCGAGAAGGCCGCCGTACTGCGGCGGCTGGAGGAGGCGGAAGCCGAGGCCGGACCCGTCGAGCTTCCCGGAGAAGACGGCCCGCAGGACGACCGGCTGCGCCTGCTCTTCACCTGCTGCCACCCGGCGCTGTCGACCGAGGCGCAGGTCGCGCTCACCCTGCGCGTGGTCGGCGGGCTCTCCACCCGCGAGATCGCGCGGGCGTTTCTCGTGCCCGACACCACCATGGGTCAGCGGATCGTGCGCGCCAAGGCGAAGATCCGAGACGCCGGCATTCCCTTTCGGGTGCCCGTCGGGCCGGCGCTCGAGCCGCGCCTGGCGGCCGTGCTCTCGGTTCTCTACCTCATCTTCAACGAGGGGTACGCCGCCACGGAGTCCGAGGAACTGGTGCGCCGGGAGCTCTGCGACGAGGCCGTGCGGCTCGCGCGCCTCGTGGTGGAGTTGATGCCGCACGAACCGGAGACGGGCGGGCTGCTGGCGCTCATGCTGCTGCACGACGCGCGGCGCGACACGCGCGTGGTCGACGGCGAACTGGTGCTGCTCGAGGATCAGGACCGCGGGCGGTGGAATCGCGCGGCGATCGACGAGGGGGCGGCGCTGGTCGAAGGGGCGCTTCGCCTCGGCCGGGTGGGTCCCTATCAGATCCAGGCCGCCATCGCCGCGCTCCACGGGCAGGCCGCCACCCCGTCCGACACCGACTGGCCCCAGATCGCGGCACTCTACACCGTGCTCGGCCGCATGCTTCCGACCCCGGTCGTGCGCCTCAACCGAGCGGTCGCGATCGCCATGGCCGGCGACGTGTCCGGCGGCCTGGCCATCCTGGACGCCCTGAGCGAGGACGGCTCGCTCGACCGCTACCACCTCTTCCATGCGGCGCGCGCCGACCTGCTGCGACGACTCGGGCGCACCGAGGCGGCGAGGGCGGCGTACCGGCAGGCGCTGTCCGTCTGCACGCATCCGGTCGAGCGGCGCTTTCTCGAGCGGCGGCTGTCGCACAGCTGA
- a CDS encoding peptidase E has protein sequence MDRKHFLTATAGAMGALTLAGCGGSDQETDSVPFAADPAPDGTPRILIAGGGFRTEFIGYMAALTGRPRPRLCYLPTAAADRPSAIENWYTYCEPLEVDAHHQEVFISSYRMEQSWEEVFLSMDGIVVSGGNTLNQQAIWRAQGIDEVLREAWNRGIILGGASAGSLCWFEEGTTDSRPQRLTKVECLGFLPGSHSPHYDGEEERRPAYHRLIGSGELKPGWACDNDAGIYFEGTEPARFVSTREGAGVYYVDLVDGEVVETAYPTEAIERT, from the coding sequence ATGGACCGAAAGCACTTTCTCACTGCCACAGCCGGAGCGATGGGGGCCCTGACCCTCGCCGGCTGCGGCGGATCCGACCAGGAGACCGACAGCGTGCCTTTCGCCGCCGACCCCGCCCCCGACGGCACCCCCCGGATTCTCATCGCGGGGGGCGGCTTTCGCACCGAATTCATCGGCTACATGGCCGCCCTCACCGGCAGGCCCCGACCGCGGCTCTGCTACCTGCCGACCGCCGCGGCCGACCGGCCGAGCGCGATCGAGAACTGGTACACGTACTGCGAGCCGCTCGAAGTGGACGCCCACCACCAGGAGGTGTTCATCAGCAGCTACCGCATGGAGCAGAGCTGGGAAGAGGTGTTCCTCTCGATGGACGGCATCGTGGTGTCGGGCGGCAACACCCTGAACCAGCAGGCCATCTGGCGCGCGCAGGGCATCGACGAGGTGCTCCGCGAGGCGTGGAATCGCGGAATCATCCTCGGCGGCGCGAGTGCCGGCTCGCTCTGCTGGTTCGAGGAGGGCACGACGGACTCCCGTCCGCAACGACTGACGAAGGTGGAGTGCCTCGGCTTCCTGCCCGGGAGTCACTCGCCCCACTATGACGGCGAGGAGGAGCGCCGGCCCGCCTACCACCGGCTGATCGGCTCCGGGGAGCTGAAGCCGGGCTGGGCCTGCGACAACGACGCGGGCATCTACTTCGAGGGCACGGAGCCGGCTCGGTTCGTATCGACCCGCGAGGGGGCCGGCGTCTACTACGTCGACCTCGTGGACGGCGAGGTGGTGGAGACGGCCTACCCGACCGAGGCCATCGAGCGGACGTGA
- a CDS encoding CocE/NonD family hydrolase has product MNRIIGWGPEGVISRREFTWWVALGSVVAALPACAGEEHADPDDAEARVAPLRGDGRPTLLDNVRVPMRDGVALATDVWIPSRGGRPLDGPFPVVLERTPYGRNLPSRSERSRAAPDRAESRAEVAARFTARGFVVVYQDCRGRYDSEGEYEKYVDDAEDGFDCCAWIVEQPWCDGRIGTKGLSYAAHTQAALASLGAPGLASMFLDSGGFANAYQGGIRQGGAFELKQATWAHRNALVAPEVLADPEAKAALEAVDLHAWFARMPWAPGDSPVAAAPDYEAYLFEQWRAGTFDDYWKVPGLWAEGYHDVWPDVPMVHMSSWYDPYPRTAVDNYRGLRAAGKRDVRLILGPWTHGDRSLTWAGEVDFGADAVIDGQGAPDFWELRLRWFEHTLHGLTNDVASGPRVRYFVMGGGPGDRDAQGRLRHGGRWRTAADWPIPGTETRRLHLRAEGALTEAAQASPAELAWTHDPRDPVPTIGGAITSGRPIMEGGAYDQVEGPEFFGSSVMGRPLSDRSDVLAFRSPPLESAVEVTGPIEVELWVASDAPDTDVTIKLVDEYPPSEALPDGFAMILTDGILRLRYRDSFERPSLLEPGRVYRVQVTAFPTSNLFAAGHRIRLDIASSNFPKYDLNFGTGEPEGSATEVRTARNTLHLSPERPSALLLPVVPG; this is encoded by the coding sequence GTGAACCGGATCATCGGATGGGGCCCCGAGGGCGTGATCTCCCGACGCGAGTTCACCTGGTGGGTGGCCCTCGGCTCCGTCGTCGCGGCCCTTCCCGCATGTGCCGGCGAGGAGCACGCGGATCCCGACGATGCGGAGGCGCGGGTCGCGCCGCTTCGGGGCGACGGCCGTCCCACCCTGCTCGACAACGTGCGGGTGCCCATGCGCGACGGCGTGGCCCTCGCCACCGACGTCTGGATTCCCTCTCGCGGGGGCCGGCCGCTCGACGGGCCCTTCCCGGTCGTGCTCGAACGCACGCCGTACGGCCGCAACCTGCCCTCGCGTTCCGAGCGGTCGCGCGCCGCACCCGACCGCGCCGAGAGCCGGGCCGAGGTGGCCGCCCGCTTCACGGCCCGCGGCTTCGTGGTGGTCTACCAGGATTGCCGCGGACGCTACGACTCGGAGGGGGAGTACGAGAAGTACGTCGACGACGCCGAGGACGGCTTCGACTGCTGCGCCTGGATCGTGGAGCAGCCCTGGTGCGACGGGCGGATCGGCACCAAGGGGCTGTCGTATGCGGCCCACACGCAGGCCGCCCTGGCCTCGCTGGGTGCCCCCGGACTCGCCTCGATGTTCCTCGATTCGGGCGGGTTCGCCAACGCCTATCAGGGGGGCATCCGGCAGGGTGGCGCCTTCGAACTGAAGCAGGCCACCTGGGCCCATCGCAACGCGCTGGTCGCGCCCGAGGTGCTCGCGGATCCGGAGGCGAAGGCCGCGCTCGAGGCCGTCGATCTGCACGCCTGGTTCGCGCGCATGCCCTGGGCTCCGGGCGATTCTCCCGTGGCGGCCGCTCCGGACTACGAGGCGTACCTCTTCGAGCAGTGGCGCGCCGGCACCTTCGACGACTACTGGAAGGTGCCGGGGCTGTGGGCGGAGGGGTATCACGACGTCTGGCCCGACGTGCCGATGGTGCACATGTCGTCGTGGTACGATCCGTACCCGCGCACCGCGGTCGACAATTATCGGGGACTCCGCGCAGCCGGAAAGCGCGACGTCCGATTGATCCTGGGCCCCTGGACCCACGGCGATCGATCACTCACCTGGGCCGGCGAGGTGGATTTCGGCGCGGACGCCGTGATCGACGGGCAGGGCGCGCCCGACTTCTGGGAGCTGCGCCTGCGCTGGTTCGAGCACACGCTGCACGGGCTGACCAACGACGTCGCATCGGGACCCCGCGTGCGCTACTTCGTGATGGGCGGCGGCCCCGGGGACCGCGACGCGCAGGGCCGCCTGCGCCACGGAGGTCGGTGGCGGACCGCCGCCGACTGGCCGATTCCGGGCACCGAGACCCGACGCCTGCACCTCCGTGCCGAGGGGGCCCTCACCGAGGCGGCGCAGGCCTCGCCGGCGGAGCTCGCCTGGACCCACGATCCGCGCGACCCCGTTCCCACCATCGGCGGCGCCATCACCTCGGGCCGGCCGATCATGGAGGGTGGGGCGTACGATCAGGTGGAAGGCCCCGAGTTCTTCGGGTCCTCCGTCATGGGGCGCCCTCTCTCCGACCGGTCCGACGTTCTGGCGTTCCGGAGTCCCCCTCTCGAGTCCGCGGTCGAAGTCACCGGCCCGATCGAGGTCGAACTCTGGGTCGCTTCGGACGCCCCCGACACCGATGTCACGATCAAGCTGGTCGACGAGTACCCGCCTTCGGAGGCGCTCCCCGACGGCTTCGCCATGATCCTCACCGACGGGATTCTGCGCCTGCGGTACCGCGACTCGTTCGAGCGCCCGTCGCTGCTCGAGCCCGGGCGGGTCTACCGCGTGCAGGTCACCGCCTTTCCGACCTCGAATCTCTTCGCGGCGGGACACCGCATCCGCCTCGACATCGCGTCGAGCAACTTCCCGAAGTACGACCTGAACTTCGGCACCGGCGAGCCCGAGGGATCAGCCACCGAGGTGCGCACGGCGCGCAACACGCTGCACCTGTCGCCGGAACGACCGTCGGCGCTGCTGCTTCCGGTGGTGCCGGGCTGA
- a CDS encoding amidase, translating to MSRLPLVVLVSTLAACAPEPPAAFDVVETSIAELHAALADGRTTCRAVVQAHLDRIDAYDEGTINAITVVNPRALERADSLDAAAGRGESRGALHCVPMLVKDNFDTHDMVTTGGSIALRNSVPPDDAFMVRRIREAGAVVVAKTNMAEWAFSPRETVSSSFDTTRNAYALDRVPAGSSGGTASGVAASFGVIGLGSDTGNSIRGPSAHLALVGIRSTLGLTSRDGVIPLSFDRDVAGPMGRSVDDVVRVFEVVAGPDPADPYTDAGRTRVEPDYRSFLDVDGLDGARLGIATSLVDTESADTAVIRLFRDAVEDLERAGAEVVDVAFDVYAQLERPGLFCRRFRYDAARYLETLGADAPITDVVEVLETGEFHPSVQGGLRSFASGPADVHPAQWEEPCPDFAEHPERQAFLAELIEAMDAAEVDALIYPSWLAPPAHLDRAGEEYRGDNSQRLSPPTGTPAITVPMGFTYGDLPAGLQLLARPYDEGLLFRFAYAYEQATHHRRAPDGYPSLARD from the coding sequence ATGAGCCGTCTCCCCCTCGTCGTCCTCGTCTCGACGTTGGCGGCGTGCGCCCCCGAGCCGCCTGCCGCCTTCGACGTGGTCGAAACGAGCATCGCCGAGCTCCATGCGGCGCTGGCCGACGGTCGCACCACCTGCCGGGCGGTGGTTCAGGCCCATCTCGACCGGATCGATGCCTATGACGAAGGAACGATCAACGCCATCACCGTGGTGAACCCGCGCGCGCTCGAGCGGGCCGACTCGCTCGATGCCGCGGCGGGCCGGGGAGAGTCGCGGGGCGCCCTGCACTGCGTGCCCATGCTGGTGAAGGACAATTTCGACACCCACGACATGGTCACCACGGGCGGCTCGATCGCGCTGCGCAACAGCGTGCCGCCCGACGACGCCTTCATGGTGCGCCGCATCCGCGAAGCCGGCGCCGTGGTCGTGGCGAAGACCAACATGGCGGAGTGGGCCTTCAGCCCGCGCGAGACGGTGAGCTCGTCGTTCGACACCACCCGCAACGCCTACGCCCTCGACCGGGTGCCGGCGGGCTCGAGCGGGGGCACGGCTTCGGGCGTCGCCGCCAGTTTCGGCGTCATCGGGCTCGGCAGCGACACCGGCAACTCGATTCGCGGACCCTCGGCGCACCTCGCTCTCGTGGGCATCCGCTCCACCCTCGGCCTCACCAGCCGCGACGGGGTGATCCCGCTCTCCTTCGACCGCGATGTGGCGGGGCCCATGGGTCGCTCGGTCGACGACGTGGTGCGGGTGTTCGAGGTGGTGGCCGGACCCGATCCCGCCGACCCGTACACGGACGCCGGCCGCACCCGCGTCGAGCCCGACTATCGGAGCTTTCTCGACGTCGACGGGCTCGACGGGGCGCGGCTCGGGATCGCCACCTCGCTCGTGGACACCGAGAGCGCCGATACCGCGGTGATTCGCCTCTTCCGCGATGCCGTGGAAGACCTCGAGCGCGCGGGCGCCGAGGTGGTCGACGTCGCGTTCGATGTTTACGCGCAGCTCGAGCGCCCGGGGCTCTTCTGCCGGCGCTTCCGCTACGACGCGGCGCGCTACCTCGAGACCCTCGGCGCCGACGCGCCGATCACCGATGTGGTCGAGGTGCTCGAGACGGGCGAGTTCCACCCCTCGGTGCAGGGCGGACTGCGATCGTTCGCCTCGGGCCCCGCCGACGTTCACCCGGCGCAATGGGAGGAGCCCTGCCCCGACTTCGCCGAACACCCGGAGCGGCAGGCATTTCTGGCGGAGCTGATCGAGGCCATGGACGCGGCCGAGGTCGACGCGCTCATCTACCCCTCCTGGCTCGCGCCTCCGGCCCACCTCGACCGCGCCGGCGAGGAGTACCGGGGCGACAACAGCCAGCGGCTGTCGCCCCCCACCGGCACCCCGGCGATCACCGTGCCGATGGGCTTCACCTACGGCGATCTTCCCGCGGGACTGCAGCTTCTGGCGCGCCCGTACGACGAGGGGCTGCTCTTTCGCTTCGCCTACGCCTACGAGCAGGCCACGCACCACCGCCGGGCGCCCGACGGCTACCCCAGCCTCGCCCGAGACTGA
- a CDS encoding DUF4173 domain-containing protein, which produces MTSRIDRSTLIGAAAFVGLSTDLLFNGSDGPGLNAPLFFASVAIGVLVVTRSTGHRPRREALAWMAAGVLIAFAFAFRAAPPLLFSAFVTAAAAFAFAAYRGGANWHARGTVSDFAEAVPASALHCLFGPFRLVVAAFSEPSDPDDAEERTGVPVAAVVRGLLIALPLLVVFGALFASADRFFADAVGTMLGRAAEEWAGHLIVVLIFSWLAAGFLLGFLDGTRVRERLPLPSSRPTLGPVEVGIALGAVNLLFAAFVLVQFRYLFGGAALVESTPGLTYADYAREGFGQLAFAAALVLPLLLAADWLFRPGTDGPRRLVPALGWTLLGLLGVVVASAVQRVRVYQDAYGLTESRFYALVLLGWIALAALWLGLTVLRGRRERFAPVALLSVVAMVGGLQIANPDARIASYNLSRTGIEVDGAYLASLSADAVPTLIERLPAAPLEAQCTIARRLLDRWLDREPLDGRSWNASVARARRAVAGASAALQSATAAGACDAQR; this is translated from the coding sequence ATGACATCGCGCATCGACCGCTCCACCCTGATCGGCGCCGCCGCCTTCGTGGGGCTCTCGACCGACCTGCTCTTCAACGGCTCCGACGGACCGGGCCTCAACGCCCCCCTGTTCTTCGCCTCGGTGGCGATCGGGGTGCTCGTGGTCACGCGGTCCACCGGGCACCGCCCCCGGCGCGAGGCCCTCGCGTGGATGGCCGCGGGCGTGCTGATCGCCTTCGCCTTCGCCTTTCGCGCCGCCCCGCCGCTGCTGTTCAGCGCCTTCGTCACCGCCGCCGCCGCCTTCGCCTTCGCCGCCTACCGCGGTGGCGCGAACTGGCACGCCCGCGGCACGGTGTCGGACTTCGCGGAAGCGGTGCCTGCCTCCGCGCTGCACTGCCTCTTCGGCCCGTTTCGACTGGTGGTCGCGGCCTTCTCCGAGCCCTCCGATCCGGACGACGCCGAGGAGCGCACCGGAGTCCCCGTGGCTGCGGTGGTTCGAGGACTCCTGATCGCCCTGCCCCTCCTCGTCGTCTTCGGGGCGCTCTTCGCCTCGGCCGACCGGTTCTTCGCCGACGCCGTGGGCACCATGCTCGGACGCGCCGCGGAGGAATGGGCGGGCCACCTGATCGTGGTGCTGATCTTCTCGTGGCTCGCCGCGGGATTCCTGCTGGGCTTTCTGGACGGCACCCGGGTACGCGAACGGCTCCCCCTGCCCTCCTCCCGCCCGACCCTGGGCCCCGTGGAGGTCGGCATCGCCCTCGGGGCGGTGAACCTGCTCTTCGCCGCCTTCGTGCTGGTGCAGTTCCGCTACCTCTTCGGCGGGGCCGCCCTGGTGGAGTCGACCCCCGGGCTCACCTACGCCGACTACGCGCGGGAAGGCTTCGGCCAGCTCGCCTTCGCGGCGGCGCTGGTGCTCCCCCTGCTCCTGGCCGCCGACTGGCTGTTCCGCCCCGGCACCGACGGGCCCCGCCGCCTCGTGCCCGCGCTCGGCTGGACGCTGCTCGGCCTGCTCGGGGTGGTGGTCGCCTCGGCGGTGCAGCGGGTGCGCGTCTATCAGGACGCCTACGGACTCACGGAGTCGCGCTTCTACGCGCTCGTCCTCCTCGGCTGGATCGCCCTCGCCGCCCTCTGGCTCGGGCTGACGGTGCTCCGGGGGCGCCGCGAGCGGTTCGCTCCCGTGGCGCTGCTCTCCGTGGTAGCGATGGTGGGGGGACTCCAGATCGCCAACCCCGACGCCCGGATCGCGAGCTACAACCTGAGCCGCACCGGCATCGAGGTGGACGGCGCCTACCTGGCCTCGCTCAGTGCCGACGCGGTGCCGACCCTGATCGAGCGGCTACCGGCCGCGCCCCTCGAGGCGCAGTGCACCATCGCCCGGCGACTCCTCGACCGCTGGCTCGACCGCGAACCCCTCGACGGGCGCAGTTGGAACGCCTCGGTCGCGCGGGCGCGGCGGGCGGTGGCAGGAGCGAGCGCGGCGCTGCAGAGCGCGACGGCGGCGGGGGCGTGCGACGCTCAGAGGTAG
- the uppS gene encoding polyprenyl diphosphate synthase, with product MDGNGRWAQRRGLPRLAGHRAGARTVRRIVSAAPRHGIGVLTLYAFSSDNWRRPALEVRHLMSLLRTHLRSETRRCAEEGVRITVIGRRDRLDPALVREIEASEQATRDGGTLHLQLAVDYSAREAILRAAQAMAAHALTRTRTRESDADAQTDAGDADTGDADNQADAGDATSDAFRTHLSRALHLDAPVPDVDLVIRTGGEQRLSDFLLWESAYAELVFTPRAWPDFDEDDLGSALADFARRDRRFGGLAPAAGSPWPSTDEA from the coding sequence ATGGACGGCAACGGTCGGTGGGCGCAGCGCCGCGGGCTGCCACGCCTGGCGGGGCATCGCGCCGGCGCCCGTACGGTTCGGCGCATCGTGTCGGCCGCCCCCCGCCATGGAATCGGCGTACTCACCCTCTACGCCTTCTCGTCCGACAACTGGCGGCGACCGGCGCTGGAGGTGCGCCATCTGATGAGCCTGCTGCGCACACATCTGCGCTCGGAGACCCGGCGCTGCGCCGAGGAGGGGGTGCGGATCACCGTGATCGGGCGCCGCGACCGCCTCGACCCCGCCCTCGTGCGCGAAATCGAAGCCAGCGAGCAGGCCACCCGAGACGGCGGCACGCTGCACCTGCAACTCGCCGTCGACTACTCGGCCCGCGAGGCGATCCTCCGCGCCGCGCAGGCGATGGCGGCCCACGCCCTCACCCGCACCCGCACCCGCGAGAGCGACGCCGACGCCCAGACCGACGCGGGCGACGCCGACACGGGCGACGCCGACAACCAGGCCGACGCGGGCGACGCCACCTCCGACGCCTTCCGCACCCACCTCTCGCGCGCGCTCCACCTCGACGCGCCGGTCCCCGACGTCGATCTGGTCATCCGCACCGGGGGGGAGCAGCGACTCAGCGACTTCCTCCTCTGGGAGAGCGCCTATGCGGAGCTGGTCTTCACCCCCCGCGCCTGGCCGGACTTCGACGAAGACGACCTCGGCTCGGCGCTCGCAGACTTCGCCCGCCGTGACCGCCGCTTCGGCGGCCTCGCTCCCGCCGCAGGCTCCCCCTGGCCCTCCACCGACGAGGCCTGA
- a CDS encoding transcriptional regulator: MAADPARSHGTTPPRPTGPEKVMATPATDTGTNPTELDQLIHGRVRLGIVSALAVHDRLSFTELKELLETSDGNLSAHARRLEEGEYLVCTKTFEGRVPHTEYRLTDRGRRALTQYLDHMEALIERVRDS, from the coding sequence ATGGCGGCTGACCCCGCGCGCTCCCACGGCACCACGCCGCCTCGTCCCACCGGACCGGAGAAGGTGATGGCGACACCGGCCACCGACACGGGCACCAACCCGACCGAACTCGACCAGCTGATCCACGGTCGGGTGCGTCTGGGGATCGTGAGCGCCCTCGCCGTGCACGACAGGCTCAGCTTCACCGAACTCAAGGAGCTGCTCGAGACCTCCGACGGCAACCTCAGCGCCCACGCGCGCCGGCTCGAGGAGGGCGAGTACCTCGTCTGCACCAAGACGTTCGAGGGTCGCGTGCCCCACACGGAGTACCGCCTCACCGACCGCGGCCGGCGCGCCCTCACGCAGTACCTCGACCACATGGAAGCGCTCATCGAGCGGGTGCGGGACTCCTGA
- a CDS encoding metalloregulator ArsR/SmtB family transcription factor, whose product MSPTTTTAETLLLRFQAVAEETRMEIVRRLSSGERCVCELQDDLEAGQSRLSFHLRKLREAGLVTDRREGRWVYYTLVPEALDEMRAFLGECAPAPGWSGEPNGTGQGSCCG is encoded by the coding sequence ATGAGCCCGACCACCACCACCGCCGAGACCCTCCTCCTCCGCTTTCAGGCGGTGGCCGAGGAGACGCGCATGGAGATCGTGCGGCGACTCTCCTCCGGCGAGCGGTGCGTCTGCGAGCTGCAGGACGACCTCGAGGCGGGGCAGTCGCGCCTGTCGTTCCACCTCCGCAAGCTGCGCGAGGCCGGACTCGTGACCGACCGGCGGGAAGGGCGGTGGGTCTACTACACCCTGGTGCCCGAGGCCCTCGACGAGATGCGGGCCTTTCTCGGCGAGTGCGCTCCCGCCCCCGGGTGGAGCGGCGAACCGAACGGTACCGGCCAGGGGAGCTGCTGCGGATGA